A single region of the Lotus japonicus ecotype B-129 chromosome 4, LjGifu_v1.2 genome encodes:
- the LOC130709957 gene encoding mitochondrial uncoupling protein 5-like, with the protein MGIKGFVEGGIASMIAGCSTHPLDLIKVRMQLQGEAQSQNLRPSLAFNPTSTHPPPPAAARPGPIAVGVKLVQQEGFAALFSGVSATVLRQLLYSSTRMGLYDMMKKKWSNPNGTMPLTNKIAAGLIAGGIGAAVGNPADVAMVRMQADGRLPPAQRRNYKSVVDAITRMVKDEGVTSLWRGSSLTVNRAMLVTASQLASYDQFKEMILERGLMGDGLGTHVTASFSAGFVAAVASNPVDVIKTRVMNMKVEPGAAPPYSGAIDCALKTVRAEGPMALYKGFIPTISRQGPFTVVLFVTLEQVRKLLKDF; encoded by the coding sequence ATGGGTATCAAGGGTTTCGTCGAAGGAGGCATAGCATCCATGATTGCAGGGTGTTCCACACACCCTCTTGATCTCATCAAGGTCCGAATGCAGCTCCAAGGAGAGGCCCAATCCCAAAACCTCCGACCCTCTCTCGCTTTCAACCCAACCTCtacccacccaccaccaccggcGGCGGCCAGGCCGGGTCCCATCGCCGTCGGCGTTAAGCTAGTCCAACAGGAAGGCTTCGCCGCACTATTCTCCGGCGTCTCCGCCACCGTTCTCCGCCAGCTCCTGTACTCCAGCACTCGCATGGGGCTCTACGacatgatgaagaagaaatggTCCAATCCCAACGGCACCATGCCACTCACGAACAAGATCGCGGCGGGGCTGATAGCTGGCGGAATTGGCGCTGCCGTCGGGAACCCCGCCGACGTGGCAATGGTCCGAATGCAGGCCGACGGGAGGCTCCCACCGGCGCAGCGGCGGAACTACAAGTCCGTGGTCGACGCGATCACGAGGATGGTGAAGGACGAGGGCGTCACCAGCCTGTGGCGCGGCTCATCGCTCACGGTGAACCGCGCCATGCTGGTGACGGCGTCGCAGCTTGCTTCGTACGACCAGTTTAAAGAAATGATCTTGGAGAGGGGCTTGATGGGTGACGGGCTCGGGACTCACGTGACCGCGAGCTTCTCAGCAGGTTTTGTGGCGGCAGTTGCGTCGAACCCCGTGGACGTGATCAAGACGAGGGTGATGAACATGAAGGTGGAGCCAGGGGCGGCGCCACCGTACTCCGGTGCTATTGATTGCGCCTTGAAGACGGTGCGCGCGGAAGGTCCCATGGCTCTTTACAAGGGTTTTATTCCCACGATCTCGAGGCAGGGACCCTTCACGGTTGTGCTTTTCGTGACGTTGGAACAGGTTCGTAAGTTGCTTAAGGATTTCTAG
- the LOC130714732 gene encoding uncharacterized protein LOC130714732, which translates to MLVAATIPSYQHRIYAASFSAIAKAKKVTMASTSNSGAFTTIQERVSFEKEIKKSKFIAIAGPIFDDKSAMSFLSQVRDPRATHNCWAYKVGDQYRSNDDGEPSGTAGKPIYSAIASSGIDRVMVVVIRHFGGIKLGTGGLVRAYGGVASECLRNAPTCLVKTKVPMGVEVPFNLLGVLYHQLQSFHVEDIKQDYDTGKDGISMVTFRVEFDQAEKLEDALKANVSRELKFYNR; encoded by the exons ATGCTTGTCGCGGCAACAATACCCAGTTATCAGCACCGTATATACGCTGCTTCATTCTCCGCCATCGCCAAGGCCAAGAAAGTCACGATGGCCAGCACCAGCAATTCAGGGGCATTCACCACAATCCAAGAACGAGTCTCCTTCGAGAAAGAGATCAAGAAGAGCAAGTTCATCGCCATTGCTGGCCCCATCTTCGATGACAAATCCGCCATGTCTTTCCTTTCCCAG GTCCGGGATCCACGCGCTACTCACAATTGCTGGGCTTATAAG GTGGGAGATCAATACCGGTCCAATGATGATGGTGAACCATCAGGTACGGCTGGGAAACCAATATATTCTGCTATTGCTTCTTCAGGAATAGATAGAGTAATGGTGGTTGTAATCAG GCATTTTGGAGGTATCAAATTGGGAACAGGGGGCTTGGTCAGGGCTTATGGAGGAGTTGCATCAGAATGCCTGAGGAATGCTCCGACTTGCCTTGTCAAAACAAAG GTACCAATGGGTGTAGAAGTCCCCTTTAACCTTCTTGGAGTTCTCTACCATCAG CTGCAGTCTTTTCATGTCGAAGACATCAAACAGGATTACGATACGGGCAAAGATGGCATATCTATGGTTACTTTTAGAGTTGAGTTTGACCAAGCTGAGAAATTGGAGGATGCACTGAAAGCCAATGTTAGCCGAGAATTGAAGTTTTATAATCGTTGA
- the LOC130715490 gene encoding uncharacterized protein At4g38065-like, with the protein METGNGTSPNRSESEPDRLLSSCKELLLRREFTACRDLARRIQRSDSNISAQVDQILTIAEVLGSSTRRPGTTHLDWYSILQLSPAEAANRENVRNQFKTLMRLLDPSKNNFPLADDALMRVREAWLVLSDPVQRARFECECRRGNDHPATSSFWTMCPYCWYLHEYEKKYEDCTFRCGNCLRTFHGVEVKAPAAETVVQGKDEYYCYHLSLPLRYPLEESQRVVFQGNAQKRLRIKTVANRVPMKVFMEPNGESDM; encoded by the coding sequence ATGGAGACAGGTAACGGCACCTCACCCAACAGATCCGAATCCGAACCCGATCGGCTACTCAGTTCATGCAAGGAGCTTCTCTTACGCCGCGAATTCACTGCCTGTCGTGACCTTGCCCGTAGGATCCAAAGGTCCGACTCGAACATCAGTGCTCAAGTTGACCAAATCCTCACCATCGCTGAGGTGCTTGGCTCCTCCACGCGCCGCCCCGGCACCACTCACCTGGACTGGTACTCCATCCTTCAGCTCAGCCCGGCTGAGGCAGCAAACCGTGAAAACGTGCGTAATCAGTTCAAGACACTCATGCGCCTCCTGGATCCCAGCAAGAATAATTTTCCACTGGCGGATGACGCGTTAATGCGTGTGCGCGAGGCTTGGTTGGTGCTCTCCGATCCGGTCCAGCGAGCCCGGTTTGAGTGTGAGTGCCGCCGCGGTAATGATCACCCTGCGACGAGTTCGTTTTGGACGATGTGCCCGTATTGCTGGTACCTGCACGAGTATGAGAAGAAATACGAGGATTGCACTTTCCGCTGTGGGAATTGCTTGAGGACGTTTCACGGTGTGGAGGTGAAGGCGCCGGCTGCGGAGACGGTGGTGCAGGGGAAGGATGAATACTATTGTTACCACTTAAGTTTGCCGCTGAGGTATCCTCTTGAAGAAAGCCAGAGGGTGGTTTTTCAAGGCAATGCTCAAAAGAGGTTGAGGATAAAAACTGTGGCTAACAGGGTGCCCATGAAAGTGTTTATGGAGCCTAATGGTGAGTCCGATATGTAA